One part of the Diadema setosum chromosome 6, eeDiaSeto1, whole genome shotgun sequence genome encodes these proteins:
- the LOC140229965 gene encoding N-alpha-acetyltransferase 50-like — translation MQRKHQSVHKMTKGRIELGDITPHNIKQLKKLNSVVFPVSYNDKFYKDVLEVGELAKLAYYNDIVVGAVCCRIDTTEDGSRRLYIMTLGCLAPYRRLGIGTIMLKHVLDFCERDGRIDNIYLHVQINNDSAIEFYKKFEFEIIETKEHYYKRIEPADAHVLQKSLRNKHTGQNGVQTSS, via the exons ATGCAGCGCAAACACCAATCAGTTCACAAAATGACGAA AGGTCGAATTGAGCTTGGGGACATCACTCCACACAACATCAAGCAGCTGAAGAAACTCAACTCGGTCGTCTTTCCCGTCTCCTACAACGACAAGTTCTATAAAGATGTCCTTGAGGTTGGCGAGCTAGCCAAATTGG CATACTACAATGACATCGTAGTGGGTGCGGTCTGCTGCAGGATAGATACCACAGAAGATGGGTCCAGGCGACTGTACATCATGACCCTGGGGTGTCTGGCACCCTACCGTAGACTTGGAATAG gAACAATAATGCTGAAACATGTCCTGGATTTCTGTGAAAGAGATGGCCGCATTGACAACATTTACCT GCATGTGCAGATCAACAACGACTCGGCCATCGAGTTCTACAAAAAGTTTGAGTTTGAGATCATCGAGACCAAGGAGCACTACTACAAGCGGATTGAGCCGGCTGACGCCCACGTACTCCAGAAGTCGTTACGAAATAAGCACACTGGTCAGAATGGTGTGCAGACTTCGTCGTGA